One region of Armatimonadota bacterium genomic DNA includes:
- a CDS encoding LUD domain-containing protein, translating into MNDRDVVLASLPEPTGEARAQAQKTNVKSVPADDLWTRFVERLAELGGEVKRLEDLAEFRGRAVCDYDVPENVRRDLGTPQDDPWLAEVGVTLADMAVAETGSVLISAGNGRRRLASLAPPIHAVLIKSGSIVASLDECILNLPEPNSVLITGPSKTADIEGVMVMGAHGPKRLWIIRLPDPEF; encoded by the coding sequence ATGAACGATCGTGACGTCGTGCTTGCAAGCCTCCCAGAACCCACCGGAGAGGCGAGAGCCCAGGCACAGAAGACGAACGTGAAGTCGGTTCCGGCCGACGACCTCTGGACGCGCTTCGTCGAGAGGCTGGCCGAACTTGGCGGAGAGGTCAAGAGGCTCGAAGACCTGGCGGAGTTTAGAGGCCGAGCCGTGTGCGACTATGACGTGCCTGAGAACGTCCGGCGCGATTTGGGCACTCCGCAGGACGACCCCTGGTTGGCCGAGGTCGGAGTGACCCTGGCGGATATGGCTGTCGCGGAGACTGGGAGCGTTCTGATATCGGCTGGCAACGGTCGACGGCGCCTAGCTAGCCTCGCCCCGCCGATTCACGCCGTCCTGATCAAGTCGGGCTCCATCGTTGCCTCTCTCGACGAGTGCATTTTGAACCTGCCGGAACCTAATTCGGTACTCATCACCGGGCCTAGCAAGACTGCCGATATCGAGGGCGTGATGGTCATGGGCGCCCATGGACCGAAGCGACTCTGGATCATCCGGCTGCCTGACCCTGAATTCTAG
- a CDS encoding lactate utilization protein gives MKVETVASVRSSAARVSAARSVTLAAVFDDVDAARTAAAAAKKHVLANLKPLLLEFEENLIKNGVKVHWALDAGSACKQISAICSSAAPNGALIVKAKSMATEEIHLNKSLIEDGHTPIETDLGEFIIQLDQDTPSHVVQPIIHKNRRNIAESFREHGLGPYTEDPEELTMQARAHLREKFRKADVGISGVNFGIAETGRIVLVENEGNNRLSTTAPKVHIAVMGIEKLLAFESDLPLFLRLLAGSATGQRLTVYTHFITGPRREALDGPQEVHVVLLDNGRSGILEGRYRDILGCIRCGACLNVCPVYRAATGHAYRHVYPGPVGAVLAPALEGVDSMGDLAFASTLCGACKSVCPVDIDIPSMLLHLRAEQRANKWRLYAKSVTSAKAWRRTLRMLPLATKLPNPWKEFRDTPARGKSFRRWWNERS, from the coding sequence GTGAAGGTTGAGACCGTAGCCAGCGTCAGGTCGTCGGCGGCGCGCGTTTCTGCAGCGAGGTCCGTTACGTTGGCCGCAGTCTTCGACGACGTTGATGCAGCACGAACCGCGGCTGCGGCAGCCAAGAAGCACGTGCTCGCGAACCTGAAGCCGCTGCTTCTCGAGTTCGAAGAGAACTTGATCAAAAACGGAGTCAAAGTCCACTGGGCCCTCGACGCAGGCTCGGCTTGCAAGCAGATATCGGCGATCTGCAGCAGCGCTGCGCCGAACGGCGCTCTCATCGTCAAGGCGAAGTCGATGGCGACTGAAGAGATTCATCTGAACAAGAGCCTGATCGAGGATGGGCACACGCCGATCGAGACAGATCTCGGCGAGTTCATCATTCAGCTGGATCAAGACACTCCCAGTCACGTGGTCCAGCCGATCATCCACAAGAATCGAAGGAACATCGCTGAGTCGTTCCGCGAACATGGACTTGGTCCGTACACCGAGGACCCGGAGGAGCTGACGATGCAAGCGCGCGCGCATCTGCGCGAGAAGTTCCGCAAGGCCGACGTCGGGATCAGCGGCGTGAACTTTGGGATCGCAGAAACGGGTCGGATCGTTCTCGTTGAGAACGAAGGGAACAACCGGCTTTCCACGACGGCTCCAAAGGTGCACATCGCTGTAATGGGAATCGAGAAGCTGTTGGCCTTCGAATCAGACCTTCCGCTGTTTCTGAGACTGCTGGCGGGCTCTGCAACAGGTCAGCGCCTCACCGTGTACACGCACTTCATCACTGGCCCGCGGCGAGAAGCGCTCGACGGGCCGCAAGAGGTGCATGTCGTCCTGCTCGATAACGGCCGGTCCGGCATTTTAGAGGGTCGGTACCGCGACATCCTCGGCTGCATCCGTTGTGGCGCGTGTCTGAACGTCTGCCCCGTGTACCGTGCAGCGACCGGACACGCGTATCGGCACGTCTACCCCGGCCCAGTCGGTGCGGTTCTTGCGCCGGCGCTCGAAGGGGTCGACTCGATGGGCGATCTCGCATTTGCGTCCACACTTTGCGGCGCGTGCAAGTCGGTCTGCCCGGTCGACATCGACATACCTTCGATGTTGCTGCACCTTCGAGCAGAGCAGCGGGCGAACAAATGGCGGTTGTACGCAAAGAGCGTGACGAGCGCCAAGGCGTGGAGGCGAACCTTGCGCATGCTGCCGCTTGCCACGAAACTGCCGAACCCTTGGAAGGAGTTCCGCGACACTCCTGCACGGGGGAAGAGCTTCAGGAGGTGGTGGAATGAACGATCGTGA
- a CDS encoding sodium:proton antiporter yields MDESSLLPLALVIIVGIACQWFAWRVRLPAIVLLLLGGIIMGPVTGFLKPDEVLGDSLIAIVSLSVAIILFEGGMSLRIRELRGTGRTLSMLVVVGSIVTWSLSAVFAIAILGMDRQLAILFGAIMIVTGPTVIGPLLRHVRPIGKSGTILKWEGLTIDPIGAIAAVLTYEFLFAEGSADTPQEAIIALVSTFGVGTVAGLAGAAVTVILLKKFWIPDFLISPSSVAFVVLAYVGANHFRPEAGLVAVTVMGIALANQKWVKVGHILEFKENLRVLLISSLFVILAARLQPSILGDIKWHHALFIAALILIVRPVAVFISTLRSGLSREEKVFLSIMAPRGIVAAAVASIFALKLTGGDGDTIMTNTFLVVVSTVVIYGFAALPIARRLGLAQPEPNGLLLVGSSAFSREFAKELMNCDVQVKLIDTNEEKVELARSRGIDAELVNFLHEDEREEMDLNGIGSLLALTPNDNANMFLVNRGAEEFGRARVYRMAPRTGDEEQEKPSPKDHGGRVLFSLDTGFDGLQDYYERGWIPRSMTISEENEDDLKAGSEDRVLLATISEEGKPDLFTAADRPALKRGQKLLYLAPGDATD; encoded by the coding sequence ATGGACGAAAGCTCGCTGTTGCCGCTCGCGCTCGTCATCATCGTCGGCATCGCCTGCCAGTGGTTCGCCTGGCGCGTGCGCCTGCCGGCGATCGTGCTCCTACTGCTCGGCGGGATCATCATGGGGCCGGTCACCGGCTTCCTCAAGCCGGACGAGGTTCTTGGCGATTCGCTGATCGCGATCGTCTCGCTCTCCGTCGCGATCATCCTTTTCGAGGGGGGTATGAGTCTGCGGATTCGGGAGCTGCGCGGCACGGGCAGGACGCTGTCGATGCTCGTCGTTGTCGGATCGATCGTGACGTGGAGCTTGTCAGCCGTCTTTGCAATTGCGATTCTTGGAATGGACCGCCAACTGGCAATCCTATTTGGCGCGATCATGATCGTCACCGGCCCGACTGTGATCGGCCCGCTGCTCCGCCACGTGAGACCGATCGGCAAGTCCGGCACGATACTGAAGTGGGAGGGGCTGACGATCGACCCGATCGGCGCTATCGCCGCCGTTCTCACATACGAGTTCCTGTTCGCGGAGGGCAGCGCCGATACGCCCCAAGAAGCGATCATCGCCCTCGTCTCGACCTTCGGCGTAGGCACTGTTGCAGGGCTGGCTGGCGCTGCGGTCACGGTGATTCTGCTCAAGAAGTTCTGGATACCGGACTTCCTTATCAGTCCGTCGAGCGTCGCGTTCGTCGTGCTGGCATACGTCGGGGCGAATCACTTCAGGCCGGAAGCTGGCTTGGTCGCGGTCACGGTCATGGGAATCGCGCTCGCAAATCAGAAGTGGGTCAAGGTCGGGCACATCCTAGAGTTCAAGGAGAACTTGCGGGTGCTTCTCATCAGCTCTCTGTTCGTGATTCTAGCCGCTCGCCTACAGCCCAGCATCCTTGGCGATATCAAGTGGCATCACGCGTTGTTCATAGCTGCGCTGATCTTAATCGTGAGGCCTGTCGCAGTCTTCATTTCGACGCTGCGATCGGGGCTTAGCCGGGAGGAGAAGGTGTTTCTGTCGATCATGGCGCCGCGCGGGATCGTCGCGGCGGCGGTCGCTTCGATCTTCGCGCTGAAACTGACCGGAGGCGACGGTGACACGATCATGACCAACACCTTCCTCGTCGTCGTCAGCACAGTCGTTATCTATGGGTTCGCGGCATTGCCGATCGCGCGGCGACTCGGACTAGCGCAACCAGAGCCGAACGGCCTGCTGCTAGTCGGCTCCAGCGCCTTCTCGCGAGAGTTCGCGAAGGAGTTGATGAACTGCGATGTGCAAGTCAAGCTGATCGACACGAACGAAGAGAAAGTCGAACTCGCCCGATCGCGCGGCATAGACGCGGAGCTTGTCAACTTTCTGCACGAGGACGAACGCGAGGAGATGGACCTCAACGGTATAGGGAGCCTGCTGGCCCTGACGCCGAACGACAATGCCAACATGTTCTTGGTCAACCGCGGCGCTGAAGAGTTCGGCCGTGCCCGGGTGTATCGAATGGCTCCGAGAACTGGCGATGAAGAACAGGAGAAACCATCTCCTAAGGACCACGGTGGGCGAGTTCTGTTCTCCCTCGATACCGGATTCGACGGCCTGCAGGATTACTACGAGCGCGGTTGGATACCGCGCTCGATGACGATTTCCGAAGAGAACGAAGACGATCTGAAAGCCGGCAGCGAAGACCGCGTCCTGCTCGCGACGATTTCAGAAGAGGGCAAACCGGACCTGTTCACGGCTGCGGACCGGCCAGCGCTCAAACGCGGGCAAAAGCTGCTGTATCTTGCGCCAGGAGATGCCACCGACTAG
- a CDS encoding AAA family ATPase, protein MKTIAIASGKGGVGKTVIAANLAAALVDWGHSVLLFDADFGLANVDILFGVECDKSLKDVVVDGVELRKIICTGPGEVDLISGGSGVDELLDLSDSQLEDVLQQLAKVAREYDYVIVDTAAGLHPHVLAFTNSADLALFVCTPDPTSLMDCFVALKMLYRVKPDAKTALLVNQADTASQAEIVFNKLKTIVGQFLSKSVLYAGAVEWDETVAACSRTCASLVLTKPKSKPAKQIDELAEWIIDGAGEIEEEDDDQFSLMQRLRSAFSFLKRDDGTDDTDDEEESEESDEQEEDERRTAA, encoded by the coding sequence ATGAAAACGATTGCGATAGCAAGCGGAAAGGGTGGAGTTGGCAAGACGGTGATCGCCGCAAACCTTGCGGCGGCGCTGGTCGATTGGGGTCACTCGGTGCTGCTGTTCGACGCGGACTTCGGCCTCGCGAACGTCGACATACTTTTCGGAGTTGAGTGCGATAAGTCGCTGAAAGACGTGGTGGTGGACGGCGTTGAGCTCCGCAAAATAATTTGCACCGGTCCAGGCGAAGTAGACCTGATATCTGGCGGGTCAGGGGTCGACGAGCTGCTCGATCTCAGCGATTCCCAGCTTGAAGACGTGCTGCAGCAATTGGCGAAGGTCGCCCGCGAATATGACTACGTTATTGTCGACACGGCCGCTGGCCTGCATCCGCACGTCCTCGCGTTCACCAATTCGGCGGATCTTGCGCTGTTCGTGTGCACTCCTGATCCCACGAGTTTGATGGACTGCTTTGTTGCGCTCAAGATGCTGTATCGCGTCAAGCCTGATGCGAAAACAGCGCTCTTGGTGAATCAGGCTGACACAGCAAGCCAAGCCGAGATAGTCTTCAACAAGCTCAAGACGATCGTCGGTCAGTTCTTGAGCAAGAGCGTCCTCTATGCGGGTGCAGTTGAATGGGACGAGACGGTCGCGGCGTGCTCACGAACGTGCGCCAGCCTGGTGCTGACAAAGCCGAAATCCAAACCTGCCAAGCAGATCGACGAGCTGGCCGAGTGGATTATCGACGGTGCGGGGGAGATCGAAGAAGAGGACGACGACCAGTTCTCGCTCATGCAGAGGCTGCGGTCTGCGTTTAGCTTCTTGAAGCGCGACGACGGCACTGATGACACTGACGATGAGGAAGAATCAGAAGAGTCGGACGAGCAAGAGGAAGACGAGCGGAGAACGGCCGCCTAG